DNA from Spirochaetota bacterium:
GGAAGGACTTCTTTTACAGCACTCCGGAGGTTGAAGTCCTCGCCTACAAAAAAGACGGCAAGGAGATGGAGCCTTCAAAGTTCCGCGTCATGAAAGCCATGCCGCTCTTTCCGGTCTTCGATGAGAAGGGCCGCGACAATTACGCCATAACCGTCACGGAGCGGATAACCTTTAACGGCAGGGAATGCTACCGCGTTCAGGTGGAGCCGCGGAAAGAGACATCGCGTCATTTCAGGGGCAGTTTCCTTGTCACGGTGAGGGGAATGGAGACGATCTATATCGAAGGGACCATGGCCAAGCTCGGTTTTCCCATAAAGGAATTCAGGATATCGCTGAACACTAAAAACATAGACAATGTCCCGCTGACGCAAACAGGAAAGGTCCATATACGGGTCAATGTGCCGCTATTTTATCCCGACACCATTCTTGAATCAACCCTGACGACAATAGAAACCAAGCTGATGAAGTGAAGAAGGCGGCACATAGACCACTTTTCCGGAAAGGTCCCGCCGGATCCGGCGGGCCTTCAGCGGGCCACCTACCCCTCTGAAGCGTAGGTGCTTATGATCTTCTCCCAGACTGAGATGAGGGCGGGATCATTGGAGCTGGCGATCCTTGAATTGCGCAGCACGTCGAAACGCCCCCCCTCCAGCCACGTATAGATGCGCGACGCCGCTATGGCCGCGTTATCCGTGCCGTGGCACACCTTTACAAGCCTGCGCATCTCCTCCAGGGAGAGAAAATTTCGGTACCCGTTGAGGATAATGATAAAAAAGGTGCCGTCCTTCCCCTCCTCAATGGCGGCGGTGGCGGCCGGCGGCTTCGGGCCAGCCAGCTCCTTTTTGAGGGAGTATTCTTTGAGGACGCGCTCGTTATGGGCCAGGATAGCGGCGTCCTGTATCAGTTTCTTCAGGCTATCGTCGTCAAGGGTCGCCGCAAGGGCCGAGATCTGCACAAGCATCTGTTTCCGGAGGGTCCTGCTTTGCGCGTCGGTCCTGACCGGCGGTTTCGGTATAGCGGAAGATTTTTTCGCCACCGCAGGTTTATTCACGGCTTTTGGCTTCTTTACGGCTTTCGATCGCTTTACAGGTTTAGTCTTCTTAGCCGCCGGCTTCTTTATAGCGGCCTTTTTTGTAGTCTTTTTAGCTTTTGATGCTTTCGATCCAGCTGGTTTCTTCGCCATCGTCCCCCATCCTCCTATATCATCCTTTCAAAGGTCAAGAGATATAAACCAATACCACAGGGAGTTAAGAAAATCAATACTTTTCTTCAATATTGTGTTCCGGGAGGCGGAAAAAGCATAAAACATGGCGTATAACCCGCTTTTATAACTCCCAGTGGACCACTAATTTCACTTGACGGGGGAATTGTCTCTGGAAATAAGTATCAATTCAACGGGTGCGGTTCCCCATGGGTATGGAATGCCCCGGGATGAACATACTGTCAGGTCGCACCCCGTGGCCCTGGAACAGACATGAAACGAGACTTTAAATACCGCGAGATACCGTATAACTACACCTCTTTTTCGGATCGTGAGATTATACTGAAATACTATGACCAGGAGACCCTGGACATCATCGACGTCCTGCGCCATCAGAGGGTCACCGGACGCAGCGCCAAGCTCCTCAACGAAACCATCGGCGATTTCTTCATCATTGACAGGAATCCCTATATTTACAATGACTTCCTTGAAGACAAGACCAAGCTGCGCCGCCTTAAGGCCCTTCACGAAAAGCGCCTGGCCATCATAGCCTCCGCGGCCAACAACAATCCCCTCGTCGCCAGGCTCCTCGACCGCACCAGGAGCCTCGATGAGGCCTTCTTCGACGGTTTTGCCGCGACGAAGCGGTTCCGCTTCAGGGCCTACCATGAGCTCCGCCAGGCCACCGCCCGGGACAACATCCACTTCGATCCCTTTCACCGGGTGGCCCATGTCACCGACGCCTCGGACTGGCGCGTCGAGTATCCTGCCGTCGTGGTCTACCCGGACAGCGTCGGCGAAATGCCGGGGATCATCCGCGCCGCCCGCAGGCTCGGCCTTGCCGTGATTCCCCGGGGCGGCGGCACGGGACTGACCGGCGGCGCCGTGCCGGTCCAAAAAAACACCCTCATCATCAACACTGAAAAACTCCAGGCCATCGGGCCCATCACCATGGTGAGGGAAGGCGGCCAGGACATACCGGTCATATCGGTCGAGTCCGGCGCCGTTACGGAAGACGTGATCGAGCACTGCGGCCGCCACGGCTACATCTTCGCCACGGACCCGACATCGGCCTGGGCCTCCACCATCGGCGGGAACATCGCAGAGAACGCCGGCGGCAAGAAGTGCGTCATGTGGGGCACCGCCATCGACAACATCCTCAGCTTCCGAATCGTGAACGCCCTGGGGCAGGTCCTTGAGGTGAAGCGCCGCGACCACCCCTATCACAAAATCCGCGAGGACGACACGGTGACCTTTGACGTGATCTGCGAGGGCGCCCCTGTCAAAACGATCATCCTGAAAGGCACCGATATCCGCAAAAAGGGCCTCGGCAAGGACATTACCAACAAGGCCCTGGGAGGGCTCCCGGGCATACAGAAGGAGGGCGGCGACGGCCTCATCATCGACGCCACCTTCATCCTCTACCGGCCCTTTGCCCACCGCAGCACCATATGCCTCGAGTTCTACGGAACGAACATGAAGAACGCCGCCATGGCGATCGTGACCATCAAGAACGCCTTTGACGGCGAGGGCGGCGCGAACCTCACGGCCCTGGAGCATTTCGACGAGCAGTACGTATCGGCCATCAATTACCGGAACAAGTCCGAGCGCATCGAGCGGCCCAAGGCCGTTCTCCTCATCGACGTCGAATCGAACGATCAGGCGGAGGTTGACGAAGCCTGCTCCCGGATCGCCGCCATGGTGAAGCCCTATAACACCGAGGTCATCGTGGCCCGCACCGAGGCCGAAAGCGCCATATTCTGGGCCGACCGGAAAAACCTGGGCGCCATAGCGAAGCACACCAACGCCTTCAAGCTCAACGAGGACATCGTCATCCCCCTGGAGGCGCTCCCCGCCTTCGCCGATTTTGTCGAGCGCCTCAACCTCCGCAAGGAGTTCACGAACACGCTGAGCGCCATCGCCCGCGCCGACGACTACCTGGCCGGTCGAGATCGCGCCGCCCTCCAGGAATTCACCCTGGGCCGTATCGACGCCTGCCGCGCCCATCTCGGCGAGGTAAGAGGGCGCTACGCCGCGTGGCTGGAGCAGATCGACGACGACGATCCAGCCGGCATATTCCGGCAGATACAGGACGGCGCCGTCGCCGTGTCCTTCAAGGAAGACGTGAACCGGTACATCCCGAAAATACTCCACGGCTATACCGACATGATCGACCAGATCAACGACGTCATCGGCGCCGAGCGGAAGAGAAAGGTCATCATCGCCACGCACATGCACGCCGGCGACGGGAACATCCACGTGAACATCCCGGTCCATTCCAACGACTACGCCATGATGCAGGAGGCAGACGAAACGGCCGGCATCGTGATGAAGCAGGCCGTAGCCCTGGGCGGCGTCATATCCGGGGAGCACGGCATCGGCCTCACCAAGCTCCGCTACATCGACCGGGTCATCCTCGACGACTTCGACCGGTACATCCGGGAGACCGACCCGGACGACATCTTCAACCCGGGAAAGCTCACGCCGGACTTTCCGCTCTCGCGCATCTACACGCCCTCCTTCAACCTCCTCGAGCTGGAGGCCTTCATACTGGAGGCGACGGACCTGGAGGAGCTCATGGGCTCCATGGCGTCGTGCGTGCGCTGCGGCAAGTGCAAGGCCACGTGCAACACCCACTATCCCGGCGGCACCATGTTCTTCAACCCCCGGAACAAGATCCTCGGCGTGGCCCTGGTCATGGAGGCGGTGCTCTACGACGCCCAGACCTCCACGACCTTCTTCAAGAACTTCCGCAAGCTGCAGGACATTTCGGACCACTGCACCATCTGCCATAAATGCGCCATACCCTGCCCGGTCAAGATAGACTTCGGCAATATCAGCCTCATGATCCGGAAGCTCCTGGTGGCGCGCCGGAAGAAGAGCTTCAAGCTCATAACCCAGATCGCCCTCTTTATCATACGCCGCAAGGGCTATTACTTCAACATGGCGGTGCGGCCCGTCATGTACCGCCTGGGCTACAATGCCCTGAGGTTCGGCTATTTCGCGCTCAGGCCGTTCCGCGCCATCGGCCGGAACATCGCGCCGAAGCTGTACGCCATCTTCAGCTCGCCGCTGCCGGGCGACGCCGGGGAGCGCCCACTGAGGGAGCGCCTTGGCCTCAAGGGGGCCCACAACATCTACTCCTTCGAAAATCCCGATCTGCCGGTAAAAAAAAGCGTCGTCTACTTCCCGGGCTGCGGCTCCGAGCGGATGTTTCCCGAGATCAGCATGGCGGTCATCGCACTCCTCTACCGCGCCGGCGTGCGGGTCGTGATACCGCCGGAATACCTCTGCTGCGGCTACCCCTTCCTGGCCAACGGCCAGGAAGACCGCGCCAACATCAAGAGCTACGAGAACCGGATCCTCCTCCACCGCATCAACGACATCATCGGCTACATGGACATCTCCGACATCATCGTCTCCTGCGGAACCTGCTACGACATGCTGGAAAAATACGAGGTCGAGAACATCTTCAGCGGCGCCCGCCTCACCGACATCGCGGAATTCATCTGCCGGGAAGACCTGTACCGGGCGGAGCCGGGAGCGACGGAGCCACTCCTCTACCACGAGCCGTGCCACACGCCCATGAAGGCCGCCGGCTCGGACAGGGTCCTGGCGAAGCTTTTCGGAGCCCCTCCCCGCCAGGTGCCCTTCTGCTGCGGCGAGGCCGGAACGATGTCTCTGTCCAGGCCGGACATCTCCGAAACCATACGGGACCGGAAGACCCTTCTCATAGAGGCCGCGGAATCGCGGAGCGACGATCTTGTTCTCACGGCCTGTCCCAGCTGCGTCCAGGGACTTTCCCGGAGCCGCCGTGAAACGGGGCTGGCGGCGAAGCATGTCGCGGTCTACGCAGCGGAGCGGTTCCTGGGCGAACGGTGGAAGCGCGAGTTCCTGCGAGAAATAAAGAAGCGCGGCTGCGAGACCATCCTCTTTTAGCTAAAATTCCCGTTCACCGTCAAAATTGGCATGAATTATTTTTCCAAAAAGTCATTATTTTTTGTTTTTCCACGACATAATCATTATTATGTGTTTACCGGTTGTTATGAAGAGAGGTTGATAGTTACGAACAATACCAATAAATAGAAAATATATAAACCACTATGCATAATATGGAGGGTTTGCGTTTTCTCTGACATATCAGCCGTACGTTTTTCAGTGGGTAGATAAAATGATAAAAAAAACGATTCTATCATTAATACTATCCGCAACGGCCTGTATCGGCTGCAGCAGGGGACTGGTGGACAATCCCGATTCTGTTCTCTTCTTTTTAAACCCACTTCAGGATACCCTGAAAATAGTTTCTTTCTTTCCCGCGGACGGCGCTATTGACGTTCCCATATCATCGGCGGTAACGGCGGAATTCAACCTCGATGTATCACCCTCAACCATCAACAGCAAGACATTCATTGTGGCTGATGGAGCGTACATTCCGGTTCCCGGCACCTATGCCTATGATCCGCAAAGCAGAACCGCGACCTTCAAGCCCTCGGCTGTGCTGGTATATGTGACCGATTATAATGTCCTGATAACATCCGATGTCAGGGATCTGAGCGGAAACAACCTGGTCGATGAAAAAATATGGTTCTTCTACACCATTTCGGACGGGACGATACAGGCCCCGACCTTTAATCCCGCGGGCGGGACCTATGAAGGCACCCAAAGCATCACTATCACATGCGCCGATCCTGGGGCGACGATCAGATATACGACAAACGGGATTGATCCCTCCAGCTCATCGGGCACAATATACAGCGGCCCCATCACGGTAAGTCAAAACACCGCTTCCCCCCCCATAAAAGCCATCGCTTACCGGTCCGGATATGCCGATTCATCTATCGCCACAGCAACGTATTACATACAGGTCATGACGCCGACCATTGACCCTCCGGCCGGGACCTACAGCAGCAACCAGACCCTTGATCTTTCGACGGCAACAACCGCACCGGGCACGTCGATTAAATACACCACCGACGGTACCGATCCACTAGGAGGAACGGTCTACAGCGCACCCTTCATGATAACAGCGCCCGGCACGACCGTCAAGGCCATAGCGCTCAATCCGCTCATGACGAACAGCCCCGTGCTGACAGCGGTGTATGTCATCGATACCACCCAGGTGGCGCCGCCGGTGTTCACGCCACCCATCGGTACCTATACATCACCATTTAATGTCACCATGACATGCGCCACGGCCGGCGCCACGATTAAATACACCATCGACGGAAGCAACCCCTCGGCAACGAACGGCATCGAGGGAACCTCGGTGCGCCTGACTGACACCACGGTGCTGAAGGCCTACGCCTATCTCTCCGGCATGACCGACTCAACCATCACCAACAGCGCCGGTGTCCCTTACGTGTTCGCGCCGAGAATAACGGCGATCGTTCCCAGCAAGGGCCCCAATACCGCTCCCGTTTCGGTAACGATCAAGGGATCCTACTTCAAGGCCGGCGCAACGGCACGGTTGAAACTGGCCGGATACTCCGACATAACGGCATCGCCCGTTACCGTCGTGGATGATACCACCATCACCTGCACCTTCGACATCACCGGGGCTTTCACGACAAAGTGGGACCTGGTCGTGACCAATACCGACGGCGGGTCATCGACGAACGTTAAATATTTCAGGATCTACTGAGGCGGGGCGTCGTCACTTCCGGCTTGTTTTCTTGCCCGATTTTTTCTCAACCATCGAAAGGCGTGCCTCGTGGAGATGGTAATGCACATCGGATCGCCCGATGATCGTGTCATCGTGGGTCACGACCACTATGGAGAGGCCCTCTTTATCCTTGATCTCCATGAAGAGGTTCAGGATATCCCTGCCGGTTTCGTTGTCCAGGTTCCCCGTCGGCTCATCGGCGATGATGATCTCCGGCCTGTTGATGATGGCCCGGGCTATGGCGACGCGCTGGCGCTCGCCGCCGGAGAGGGTGGACGGGTACTGGTGCATGATGTCGTGGAGGCTCAGGAACTCGACAAGGCGGTCCACGTCTTTCCGGTTCTTCGCCCCGGCGCGGCTGATCAGCGTGGGGTAGACGATATTCTGATACGCCGTCATATCCGGGAGCAGGTTGAAGAACTGGAACACGAAGCCGATCTTCCTGTTGCGGAAGCGGGAGCGCCTGAAATCAAGCCAGGAGAAGATGTCCTTGTCGTTGAAACAGACCGATCCTGAATCGGGCTTCAGCAGCCCGGACATGACGCCGAGGAGCGTCGATTTGCCGGAGCCGGACTTTCCGGAAATGGAAATCATGGTCCCTTCCCTGACGTCAAGGCTCACGCTGTCGAGGATCACCCTCTTTCCGAAGGACTTGGATACGTCTTTAACGATCAGCATAGGGACGCCCTCACTTGCGTACCGCCTTGAACAGGTTGATATTGGCGGCGAAGAGGGCCGGCAGCAGGGCCGATACCGCCGATATGACAATGGAAAAGAGGAGCGCCATGGAAAGGACTTCCCGGCCGGCTCCCTGGACGACGATCCCGCTGAAGGCAGGGATCCATATAGAAATCTTGTGGGCCAGGTACCGGAGGGCCAACTGACCAGAATAAAAGCCTATGACTCCGTAGAGGAGCCCCACCACGGAGGACTCCGCCATGAAGGTGAGCACGATTTCGGCCTTTGACACGCCCAGGATCCTCTTCAGGGAGAACTTCTGGCTCATGTTATAGACGATGTTCATGTAGGAGTTGAATATCGATATGACGGTCAGGACCAGGAAGGCGCCGATGATCAGCAGGGAGAACTGGTCGAAGATCTTCAGCATCTCGCCGGTCTTCTGGGCTATGTCGTTCTGCGATTCCACGGTGAGGCCCATGGCCTTGATCCTCCGCGCCGTCTCGGGGAGCCTCTTGACGTCTTTCACCTTCGCGTAGATCATGACCGTGTTGTAGCCCTTCCTCGGCTTTCCCGTGTCGAGGCGGTGCTTCGCGGCGAAGCCCAGGATGAAATCCGAGGGGACCACGGCCCCGATGAAAGCGAAGAGGTCCGTGAAGGAATGGATCTCCGCGTCTATGGAGAGCTCGTTGTTCTTGTCCGCGCCGGCCGCCGGCGTGGTGACGATGATCTGGAGCGGCAGCCCCCGCAGGGTCCGCTCATCCATCTGGGGCGCGTCAATCACGGAAAAGTAATTGTTCAGCAGGTCGATGAAGGCCTTGGGGGCCATGATCGGCACCGGCGTCCGGCTCCTGAACCTTTCCCACTGCGGGTCTTTCCCCCTGAAGAAGCGCCGGTCAATGCCGCACAGGGGCATGTGTATCCTCCGCGCCTGCCCCATCATCTCCCCGCGGATCCTCACCTCGTAATCAAGCTTGATCACGGGGAACACCTCCGTGACGTCGGGGAGCGACCTGATCGCGTTCACCCTGCCGGGGGCAATGGTTTTATTCAGGTTCGCCGCGTGGGCGAAAAGCTTGTTCTTTCCCGGGGAATAGGGATAGATGACGAGCTCGTTGATATTGAGCTTGCCGAACAGATTCGCCTCGATGTAATTCTTGATGGAATCGCGCAGGGAGGTGTACACCACCAGGAAGGATATCAGGAAGAGTATTCCAAAACTGGAAAGGAGCGCCTTCAGGATATTCTTTAATGAGTCGCCGATTAAGATTTTAATGGCATTGAACATGGTCTTTACACGATGGCCGTTCCGCTCCCGGTTGTTACCGGCTTAAAGGCCCGGAAATTGGGATTTAAGCCAATTCATCGGATACCGTCAAGTATATTATTCCACTCTGTCTGTAACGTCAAGCCCCATGGTAACTCTGGCATCTCTCCTATGGTATCGGTTACAGAAGAATTCTCATAGATTGATGAATAACTTGTTGCGAAACTGCATCTCGCGCTCGCAGGATAGCCCCTGCGGGGGCTTTTAAGGGGCTTCGCCCCTTAACCCCGATTAAATGATTCAGATTTTCAACAACTCTAATAACTTCTTATATTGCCAAGCCGTTCTAATGATGTATTCAATTTCTAAAATTGTATTGCGCGTCCTATTCCGGTATATACAATATCCAAAACGATAGTAAAGGGTCCATGACTATGAATGATCGCCGCCTTTCCCCATTACAACTCGCAGGCTTTGCCATGGGTCTTTTCGCGGTCCAGAGCTTCTGGGGCTTTACATGGGCCACCCTTCCCCTGTACCTCAAGGGCTTCGCGGAGTCCAACACCGTTACGGGGATCATGCTTTCAACGGCGGGCGTGACCGGCCTCGTTCTCCCGGTCCTCTCAGGGGCCCTCTCGGACAGGATCAACACGCCCTGGGGAAGGCGGCGTCCCCTCATTGCCGCAGGCTGGTTCCTCACCTGCGCGATGCTCCTCCTCATGCCGCACCTGGGATCCCTCCCGGCGGCGCTCCCGGCGATGATCATCGCCTACGCGGGCTTCTTCATGGCCATCGGCCCTTACTTCTCCCTCCTGCCCGACATGGTGCCCGCGACCCAGCGGGGCACGGCGTCGGGCGTCATGTTCCTGGTGGGCGGGACGGGAATGCTGAGCTATCTTTTTTTCGCGGCGCGCCTCTGGGACCAGTCACACCTGCGACCCTTTCTCTGGACGGTGGGTGCCATCATAGTTTCCAGCGCCGTCATGTGCATTTCTGTGAGTGAGCGCCCCGGTCCCGGCGTCCCTGTGAAAAGGAGCGGCCTCATCAATGAAGCCCTGAGGAACAGGGAAACCGCCCGCTTTTTCGCGGGGATGATCCTCTGGTGGGTGGGACTCTGGATGGTGAGCGCCTTTTTCGTCATCGCCTGCAGGGACCTCTTCAGCGTGAGCACCGAGCGGGCCGTCCGGGCCTTTTTGATTTTTAACGCGGCCTTCGTGCTCTTCGCCCTGCCGTCGGGAATACTGGCCACGCGCCTGGGCTTCAAGCGGGTTCTGGTCGCCGCGCTGATCTTCCTGGCCGGAGGTCTCCTGTGCATTCCCTTGCTGAAGGATTATACCGCCTCAATTCCGTTCCTGATCATTACCGGGGCTGCCTACGGCGCGGTCATCGCAGTGTCATATCCGTTCTTTCTCAGGCTCATCCCGGCCGATAAAACTGCGGCCTTTGTCGGGATCTACATGGCGTGCCAGAACGGGACGCTCCTCCTGGGTCCGGCCATCGGAGGAATCATCCTGGACCGGTTCGGCTATACCGCTCTTTTCTTTTCCGCCGCTGCGTTTATTATCGCGGGGATGGGGGTATTGCTGACGGTACGATCGGGGAAAAGCGGCGCTGTCACGGTTATTTAAAATTTTAACTTCCCGTCACAGGACCGTTCTTATCATTTAATTAACATTACTAATTGGAAACATCCATGATCAAATATCTGGTATTAGCTTGCATCGTTCTTCTCCAGGGTGTTGTCGCGGCCCAGGAGCCGGGCCCCGTCATGGTGGCCCTTCCCTTCGATTCAGATGAAAAAAGCGCCCGGGCCGCCGCTGACCTCCACGGAGCGTTCAGCAATCAGGTCCTGGAGAAATACAATTTTACGATAAAAAATGCCGACTTGGCCAAACCCGTGCGGTTGCCTGAGGGTCTCCA
Protein-coding regions in this window:
- a CDS encoding DUF3683 domain-containing protein, encoding MKRDFKYREIPYNYTSFSDREIILKYYDQETLDIIDVLRHQRVTGRSAKLLNETIGDFFIIDRNPYIYNDFLEDKTKLRRLKALHEKRLAIIASAANNNPLVARLLDRTRSLDEAFFDGFAATKRFRFRAYHELRQATARDNIHFDPFHRVAHVTDASDWRVEYPAVVVYPDSVGEMPGIIRAARRLGLAVIPRGGGTGLTGGAVPVQKNTLIINTEKLQAIGPITMVREGGQDIPVISVESGAVTEDVIEHCGRHGYIFATDPTSAWASTIGGNIAENAGGKKCVMWGTAIDNILSFRIVNALGQVLEVKRRDHPYHKIREDDTVTFDVICEGAPVKTIILKGTDIRKKGLGKDITNKALGGLPGIQKEGGDGLIIDATFILYRPFAHRSTICLEFYGTNMKNAAMAIVTIKNAFDGEGGANLTALEHFDEQYVSAINYRNKSERIERPKAVLLIDVESNDQAEVDEACSRIAAMVKPYNTEVIVARTEAESAIFWADRKNLGAIAKHTNAFKLNEDIVIPLEALPAFADFVERLNLRKEFTNTLSAIARADDYLAGRDRAALQEFTLGRIDACRAHLGEVRGRYAAWLEQIDDDDPAGIFRQIQDGAVAVSFKEDVNRYIPKILHGYTDMIDQINDVIGAERKRKVIIATHMHAGDGNIHVNIPVHSNDYAMMQEADETAGIVMKQAVALGGVISGEHGIGLTKLRYIDRVILDDFDRYIRETDPDDIFNPGKLTPDFPLSRIYTPSFNLLELEAFILEATDLEELMGSMASCVRCGKCKATCNTHYPGGTMFFNPRNKILGVALVMEAVLYDAQTSTTFFKNFRKLQDISDHCTICHKCAIPCPVKIDFGNISLMIRKLLVARRKKSFKLITQIALFIIRRKGYYFNMAVRPVMYRLGYNALRFGYFALRPFRAIGRNIAPKLYAIFSSPLPGDAGERPLRERLGLKGAHNIYSFENPDLPVKKSVVYFPGCGSERMFPEISMAVIALLYRAGVRVVIPPEYLCCGYPFLANGQEDRANIKSYENRILLHRINDIIGYMDISDIIVSCGTCYDMLEKYEVENIFSGARLTDIAEFICREDLYRAEPGATEPLLYHEPCHTPMKAAGSDRVLAKLFGAPPRQVPFCCGEAGTMSLSRPDISETIRDRKTLLIEAAESRSDDLVLTACPSCVQGLSRSRRETGLAAKHVAVYAAERFLGERWKREFLREIKKRGCETILF
- a CDS encoding chitobiase/beta-hexosaminidase C-terminal domain-containing protein, translating into MIKKTILSLILSATACIGCSRGLVDNPDSVLFFLNPLQDTLKIVSFFPADGAIDVPISSAVTAEFNLDVSPSTINSKTFIVADGAYIPVPGTYAYDPQSRTATFKPSAVLVYVTDYNVLITSDVRDLSGNNLVDEKIWFFYTISDGTIQAPTFNPAGGTYEGTQSITITCADPGATIRYTTNGIDPSSSSGTIYSGPITVSQNTASPPIKAIAYRSGYADSSIATATYYIQVMTPTIDPPAGTYSSNQTLDLSTATTAPGTSIKYTTDGTDPLGGTVYSAPFMITAPGTTVKAIALNPLMTNSPVLTAVYVIDTTQVAPPVFTPPIGTYTSPFNVTMTCATAGATIKYTIDGSNPSATNGIEGTSVRLTDTTVLKAYAYLSGMTDSTITNSAGVPYVFAPRITAIVPSKGPNTAPVSVTIKGSYFKAGATARLKLAGYSDITASPVTVVDDTTITCTFDITGAFTTKWDLVVTNTDGGSSTNVKYFRIY
- a CDS encoding MFS transporter: MGLFAVQSFWGFTWATLPLYLKGFAESNTVTGIMLSTAGVTGLVLPVLSGALSDRINTPWGRRRPLIAAGWFLTCAMLLLMPHLGSLPAALPAMIIAYAGFFMAIGPYFSLLPDMVPATQRGTASGVMFLVGGTGMLSYLFFAARLWDQSHLRPFLWTVGAIIVSSAVMCISVSERPGPGVPVKRSGLINEALRNRETARFFAGMILWWVGLWMVSAFFVIACRDLFSVSTERAVRAFLIFNAAFVLFALPSGILATRLGFKRVLVAALIFLAGGLLCIPLLKDYTASIPFLIITGAAYGAVIAVSYPFFLRLIPADKTAAFVGIYMACQNGTLLLGPAIGGIILDRFGYTALFFSAAAFIIAGMGVLLTVRSGKSGAVTVI
- a CDS encoding ABC transporter ATP-binding protein, which codes for MLIVKDVSKSFGKRVILDSVSLDVREGTMISISGKSGSGKSTLLGVMSGLLKPDSGSVCFNDKDIFSWLDFRRSRFRNRKIGFVFQFFNLLPDMTAYQNIVYPTLISRAGAKNRKDVDRLVEFLSLHDIMHQYPSTLSGGERQRVAIARAIINRPEIIIADEPTGNLDNETGRDILNLFMEIKDKEGLSIVVVTHDDTIIGRSDVHYHLHEARLSMVEKKSGKKTSRK